In Paracoccus methylovorus, a genomic segment contains:
- a CDS encoding phosphodiester glycosidase family protein: MKIDLKRRLGLALGALIAMTLPAMAEICEKRDFDGKGYVICTLSAQQEPGLRLWLNGPDGRTLGDFTAVRRTLAPDEVLGFAMNAGMYHPDYTPVGLYVSDGVASHDLVTAGGGGNFGMLPNGVFCTGGVRPYQVIESRAFAQTRPDCRIATQSGPMLVIDGALHPRFLVDSDSRYIRNGVGISPDGQTAWFAISDRAVTFHEFGRLFRDGLGARDALYFDGSISRLYAPGLGRADFGRRLGPIIGYVGQK; this comes from the coding sequence ATGAAGATTGACCTGAAGCGCCGGCTGGGACTGGCCCTTGGCGCGCTGATCGCCATGACCCTGCCCGCCATGGCGGAAATCTGCGAAAAGCGCGATTTCGACGGCAAGGGTTACGTGATCTGCACCCTTTCCGCCCAGCAAGAGCCGGGGCTGAGGCTGTGGCTGAACGGCCCCGACGGCCGGACGCTGGGCGATTTCACCGCGGTCCGGCGCACGCTGGCACCGGACGAGGTCCTGGGCTTTGCCATGAATGCCGGCATGTATCACCCCGATTACACCCCGGTCGGGCTTTACGTCAGCGACGGCGTCGCAAGCCACGATCTGGTCACGGCCGGCGGTGGCGGCAACTTCGGCATGCTGCCGAACGGTGTCTTTTGCACCGGGGGTGTGCGGCCCTATCAGGTCATCGAAAGCCGCGCCTTTGCGCAAACCCGACCGGACTGCCGCATCGCCACGCAATCGGGCCCGATGCTGGTGATCGACGGCGCATTGCATCCGCGCTTTCTGGTGGACAGCGACAGCCGCTATATCAGGAACGGCGTCGGCATCTCGCCAGACGGGCAGACGGCATGGTTCGCGATCTCGGACCGGGCGGTGACATTCCACGAATTCGGCCGGCTGTTCCGCGACGGGCTGGGCGCGCGGGACGCGCTGTATTTCGACGGCTCGATTTCGCGGCTATACGCCCCGGGTCTTGGCCGGGCCGACTTTG
- the rbfA gene encoding 30S ribosome-binding factor RbfA, translating to MAQNRFHSGTGPTQRQLRVGELIRRTLSDVLLRGDVHDPDLNRHSITVGEVRTSPDLKVATAYVLPLGGQGAEEALAALRRNAGELRHLVSKAMTLKYAPQLRFVLDETFDRMDDTRRLLSEDRVRRDVEADPEDDED from the coding sequence ATGGCACAGAACCGCTTTCATTCCGGCACAGGCCCCACGCAGCGCCAGCTTCGCGTGGGCGAACTGATCCGCCGCACGCTTTCCGATGTCCTCCTGCGGGGGGATGTCCACGATCCCGACCTGAACCGGCACTCGATCACGGTCGGAGAGGTGCGGACCTCGCCCGACCTGAAGGTCGCGACGGCCTATGTCCTGCCTTTGGGCGGGCAGGGCGCGGAAGAGGCGCTGGCCGCGCTGCGCCGCAACGCGGGCGAGTTGCGCCACCTTGTCTCCAAGGCGATGACGCTGAAATACGCGCCGCAACTGCGCTTCGTGCTGGACGAGACTTTCGACCGCATGGACGACACCCGCCGGCTCTTGTCCGAGGACCGGGTGCGACGCGACGTCGAAGCAGACCCGGAAGACGATGAAGATTGA
- the dapB gene encoding 4-hydroxy-tetrahydrodipicolinate reductase, with the protein MEKPGIVITGASGRMGQMLVRTVLASDQARLVGAVEREGSPLVGRDLGEAMGGAALGITVTDDPVEAIAKAQAVIDFTTPAATVAFAELAAQARAVHVIGTTGLEPADLDKLKAAARHAPIIRAGNMSLGVNLLVGLTRKVAAALGEDWDVEVVEAHHNRKVDAPSGTALMLGEAAADGRGQPLDALRTPAREGITGARERGSIGFSAIRGGDIVGEHDVIFATAGERVILRHVATDRAIFARGALRAALWGQDKGPGEYDMADVLGL; encoded by the coding sequence ATGGAAAAACCGGGAATCGTCATTACGGGTGCGTCGGGCCGCATGGGACAGATGCTGGTGCGCACCGTTCTTGCATCAGATCAAGCCCGACTTGTCGGCGCCGTCGAGCGCGAGGGCAGCCCCTTGGTGGGCCGCGATCTGGGCGAGGCGATGGGCGGCGCTGCCCTGGGAATCACCGTCACCGACGATCCGGTCGAGGCCATCGCCAAGGCGCAGGCTGTGATCGACTTTACCACTCCGGCGGCGACCGTGGCTTTTGCGGAACTGGCTGCGCAGGCCCGTGCCGTGCATGTGATCGGCACCACCGGCCTTGAACCTGCAGATCTGGACAAACTGAAAGCCGCCGCCCGCCATGCGCCGATCATCCGCGCCGGCAACATGAGCCTTGGCGTGAACCTGCTGGTCGGATTGACCCGCAAGGTTGCCGCCGCACTGGGCGAGGACTGGGATGTCGAGGTGGTCGAGGCACATCACAACCGCAAGGTGGACGCGCCTTCGGGGACCGCGCTGATGCTGGGCGAGGCTGCTGCCGACGGTCGTGGCCAGCCGCTGGACGCGCTGCGCACCCCCGCGCGTGAGGGCATCACGGGCGCCCGCGAACGGGGCTCCATCGGATTCAGCGCCATCCGCGGCGGGGATATCGTCGGCGAGCATGACGTGATCTTCGCCACGGCGGGCGAGCGGGTGATCCTGCGCCATGTGGCCACCGACCGGGCGATTTTTGCCCGGGGCGCGCTGCGGGCCGCGCTGTGGGGACAGGACAAGGGACCGGGGGAATACGACATGGCCGACGTTCTGGGGCTTTGA
- the tsaE gene encoding tRNA (adenosine(37)-N6)-threonylcarbamoyltransferase complex ATPase subunit type 1 TsaE: MTLLATIDDADAELTACLARVMAAVLKPGDVVALQGPVGAGKTHFARAFIRARQGEAAEEVPSPTFTLVQTYADPLGTEIWHADLYRLSHPDELAELGLDEAMREAVVLVEWPEHGDPLPDPLTVGLEPLADAPDLRRITLAGSEPHWGAMTRLPAIARLIHRAGWGSARVLPLAGDASSRRYFRLIRDDGHSAVLMDASPGTTAPYVAMTQWLRALDLHAPEILATDQAQGLLLIEDLGDDLVARVLEAQPDLSPRIYDRMTDLLVQLHGHEPPDFVLRLDGPELAHQVGLFAEYYPPAAGAPGKGTQVAEVIERLHAELSADMAPVIGLRDFHAENLVWRDDAPLGLLDFQDAVAVHPAYDLVSALQDARRDVAPQIEEAQIARYIAATGVDEAHFRAAYALLGAQRNLRIMGIFTRLAQREGKRRYLAMMPRVWAALQRDLAHPALAPLALALEGIPAPTPEVIEGIAG; this comes from the coding sequence ATGACACTGCTTGCGACGATCGACGATGCCGATGCCGAGTTGACCGCCTGTCTGGCGCGGGTCATGGCGGCTGTCCTGAAACCCGGCGACGTGGTGGCGTTGCAGGGGCCTGTCGGCGCGGGCAAGACTCATTTCGCCCGCGCCTTCATCCGCGCCCGTCAGGGCGAGGCTGCCGAAGAAGTGCCCAGCCCGACCTTTACGCTGGTCCAGACCTATGCCGACCCGCTGGGAACCGAAATCTGGCATGCCGACCTTTATCGCCTGTCCCATCCCGACGAGCTGGCCGAACTGGGTCTGGACGAGGCGATGCGCGAGGCGGTGGTTCTGGTCGAATGGCCCGAACACGGCGATCCTCTGCCCGATCCGCTGACCGTCGGGCTTGAGCCGCTGGCGGATGCGCCCGATTTGCGCCGCATCACGCTGGCGGGGTCCGAGCCGCATTGGGGCGCCATGACCCGCCTGCCCGCTATCGCCCGGCTGATCCATCGTGCGGGCTGGGGCTCTGCGCGGGTGCTGCCCCTGGCGGGCGATGCCTCGTCGCGGCGTTATTTCCGCCTGATCCGGGATGACGGGCACAGCGCGGTGCTGATGGATGCCTCGCCCGGCACGACAGCGCCCTATGTTGCCATGACGCAATGGCTGCGGGCGCTGGACCTGCATGCGCCTGAAATCCTTGCCACCGATCAGGCGCAGGGCCTGTTGCTGATCGAGGATCTGGGCGACGATCTGGTGGCCCGCGTGCTGGAGGCGCAGCCGGACCTTTCGCCCCGCATCTATGACCGCATGACGGATCTGCTGGTGCAGTTGCACGGGCATGAGCCGCCGGATTTCGTGCTGCGCCTGGACGGGCCGGAACTGGCGCATCAGGTCGGGCTTTTCGCCGAATACTACCCGCCCGCCGCTGGTGCGCCCGGCAAGGGCACGCAGGTCGCCGAGGTGATCGAGCGCCTGCACGCCGAACTTTCCGCCGATATGGCCCCCGTGATCGGCCTGCGCGATTTCCACGCCGAGAATCTGGTCTGGCGGGACGATGCGCCGCTTGGCCTGCTGGACTTTCAGGACGCAGTGGCGGTGCATCCGGCCTATGATCTGGTCTCGGCGCTACAGGATGCGCGCCGCGATGTCGCGCCCCAAATCGAAGAGGCGCAGATCGCCCGCTATATCGCCGCGACCGGCGTTGATGAGGCGCATTTCCGCGCCGCCTATGCGCTGCTGGGCGCGCAGCGCAACCTGCGCATCATGGGCATCTTTACCCGCTTGGCGCAGCGCGAGGGCAAGCGGCGCTATCTGGCCATGATGCCCCGCGTCTGGGCGGCGCTTCAGCGAGATCTGGCGCATCCGGCGCTGGCCCCGCTGGCACTTGCGCTGGAGGGCATTCCCGCCCCCACGCCCGAGGTGATCGAGGGCATTGCCGGATGA
- a CDS encoding nucleotidyltransferase family protein: MSLPLMIFAAGKGTRMAPLTDVTPKPLIEVGGQTLLDRALALGQQAGVGRVALNIHHLGDQIRDHVSGRNIVISDESDLLLETGGGLRKALPLLGPGPVITMNPDVVWHGPNPIRALMDNWREDMEALLMLVPLDHTHGRQGGGDFSLDPAGRLIRRGDLVYGGAQIVRPDRLAGVAEDVFSLNRLWDLMIAAGGAHGLIYPGEWCDVGRPDCIALAESLLDA, encoded by the coding sequence ATGAGCCTGCCCCTGATGATCTTTGCCGCGGGCAAGGGCACCCGCATGGCACCTTTGACGGATGTAACGCCCAAGCCGCTGATCGAGGTCGGCGGCCAGACGCTGCTGGATCGCGCGCTGGCGCTGGGGCAACAGGCCGGAGTCGGACGGGTGGCGCTGAACATCCACCACCTTGGCGATCAGATCCGTGATCACGTTTCCGGGCGGAACATCGTCATTTCCGACGAATCCGACCTGTTGCTGGAAACCGGGGGCGGTTTGCGCAAGGCGCTGCCGCTGCTGGGACCCGGCCCCGTGATCACAATGAACCCGGATGTCGTCTGGCACGGTCCGAACCCGATCCGCGCGCTGATGGATAACTGGCGCGAGGACATGGAAGCGCTTTTGATGCTTGTGCCTCTGGACCACACCCACGGCCGGCAGGGCGGCGGGGATTTCAGCCTTGATCCGGCCGGCCGGCTGATCCGTCGGGGCGATCTTGTCTATGGCGGCGCGCAGATTGTCCGGCCTGATCGGCTGGCGGGGGTTGCCGAGGATGTGTTCTCGCTCAACCGGCTTTGGGACCTGATGATCGCCGCGGGCGGTGCCCATGGGCTGATATACCCCGGCGAATGGTGCGATGTCGGCCGTCCCGACTGCATTGCGCTGGCCGAAAGCCTGCTCGATGCCTGA
- the addB gene encoding double-strand break repair protein AddB, translating to MPDWQNGLFALPSGADFAGAFAQGLILRMRHRPPQDMARVTVYANSGQSLMALRQAFIRRGPLLLPQLRLIADLGGGAATAPLARRLELGRLIDAALRAQPDLAQGQSVPELAASLAALMAEMQLEGLDAQALERIDASEHAQHWGRALAFLKIAAGYYLSDPPQDREARQRAAAEALAGAWARGEGLPQGPVVVAGSTGSHGATRDFMRAVARLPMGAVVLPGFDPDQPPEIWEGLDARSEDHPQARYAPLVAEFGMPPEWLPGTAPDPARNRLISLALRPAPVTDQWIEEGPRLGPLIPATQALTLIEAEQPGEEAEAVALIIREAVERGQPVTLIAADRMLTRRVQSALDRWAVIPDDSAGQPLPLTAPGLFLRHVADLFGSEMMLDGLLVLLKHPVTATGLGADFRREHNRYSRDLELHLRRHGPAFPDGAALREWAERGNADSKPWALWLALLLDRIVPLAQDRAPRPLTDRLRELRALAEDLAAGPGGSADVSELWAKASGGLARAVLDHLAAHASLGHDLRPGEFCDLLYDELQGQAVRQDVAAHPLVRFRGPREARTEAVGDDAGLVILAGLNEGGWPQALPPDPWLSRPMRLAAGLTLPERRVGLAAHDFQQAVGAKQVVLTRARRDAEAETIPSRWLNRLVNLLGGLPDQHGPQALAEMRRRGRYWLDLAELQARPRLRLAPAPRPSPIPPPPALRELSVTEVKTLIRDPYAIYARRVLGLRALDPLRPEPDAAGRGNVLHDIMDRFLRGLPDLPETPAAMKARLLAITDEVLAAAVPWPSARLFWRARIAGVADRLMADEAARLARGRPTVVEEYGELGIPGVDFRLIARPDRLDRLEDGRVHVYDYKSGKPPTDKQIAHFDKQLPLEAAMVRQGAFKALGPADVDGISYIQLGGEGRTETREFGPGFAEQTWAGFVALIRRYLSGERGFTARLAMERSDHASDYDHLSRHGEWDTTQLPQTQRFGDDG from the coding sequence ATGCCTGACTGGCAAAACGGTCTCTTTGCCCTGCCCAGTGGTGCGGATTTTGCCGGGGCCTTTGCCCAAGGGCTGATCCTGCGCATGCGCCATCGGCCGCCGCAGGACATGGCGCGGGTGACGGTCTATGCCAACTCGGGGCAGTCGCTGATGGCGTTGCGTCAGGCCTTTATCCGGCGCGGACCGCTGCTTTTGCCGCAGCTTCGCCTGATCGCGGATCTGGGCGGCGGCGCGGCCACGGCCCCTTTGGCCCGCCGGCTGGAACTGGGCCGGTTGATCGACGCCGCGCTGCGGGCCCAGCCCGATCTGGCACAGGGGCAATCGGTGCCGGAACTCGCCGCCTCGCTGGCGGCGCTGATGGCCGAGATGCAGCTTGAAGGTCTGGATGCGCAGGCGTTGGAGCGTATCGACGCCAGCGAACATGCTCAGCACTGGGGCCGGGCGCTGGCCTTCCTGAAGATCGCCGCCGGCTATTACCTGTCGGACCCGCCCCAGGACCGCGAAGCCCGCCAGCGCGCCGCCGCCGAGGCCCTGGCCGGGGCATGGGCCAGGGGCGAGGGGCTGCCGCAGGGGCCGGTGGTTGTCGCCGGCTCGACCGGCTCGCATGGTGCGACGCGGGATTTCATGCGTGCCGTTGCCCGGCTGCCGATGGGGGCGGTGGTGCTGCCGGGCTTTGACCCGGACCAGCCGCCGGAGATCTGGGAGGGGCTTGATGCCCGGTCCGAGGATCACCCGCAGGCACGCTATGCCCCCTTGGTCGCGGAATTCGGCATGCCGCCGGAATGGTTGCCCGGCACGGCCCCGGACCCGGCGCGCAACCGGCTGATTTCACTGGCGCTGCGTCCCGCACCGGTTACCGATCAATGGATCGAAGAGGGCCCGCGCCTTGGCCCGCTGATCCCCGCGACCCAAGCCCTTACCCTGATCGAGGCCGAGCAGCCGGGCGAAGAGGCCGAGGCCGTCGCGCTTATCATTCGCGAGGCAGTCGAGCGCGGCCAGCCGGTCACGCTGATCGCCGCCGACCGTATGCTGACCCGTCGGGTGCAGTCGGCGCTGGACCGCTGGGCTGTTATCCCCGACGATTCTGCCGGCCAGCCGCTGCCGCTGACCGCGCCGGGCCTGTTCCTGCGCCATGTCGCGGACCTGTTCGGGTCCGAGATGATGCTGGACGGGCTGCTGGTGCTGCTCAAGCATCCTGTCACCGCGACCGGGCTGGGCGCCGATTTCCGGCGCGAACACAACCGCTACAGCCGTGATCTGGAACTGCATCTGCGCCGGCATGGCCCCGCCTTTCCCGATGGGGCCGCACTGCGGGAATGGGCGGAAAGGGGGAATGCTGACAGCAAGCCATGGGCGCTGTGGCTGGCCTTGCTGCTGGATCGTATCGTGCCCTTGGCGCAGGATCGCGCGCCGCGCCCCTTGACCGATCGCCTGCGCGAATTGCGCGCCTTGGCCGAGGATCTGGCCGCCGGTCCCGGTGGCAGTGCCGATGTCTCGGAGCTTTGGGCCAAGGCTTCGGGCGGGTTGGCACGGGCGGTGCTCGACCACCTTGCCGCGCATGCCTCGCTGGGCCATGACCTGCGCCCGGGCGAGTTCTGCGACCTGCTGTATGACGAATTGCAGGGTCAGGCGGTGCGGCAGGATGTGGCCGCGCATCCTCTGGTCCGGTTTCGTGGCCCGCGCGAGGCGCGCACCGAAGCTGTCGGAGACGATGCCGGTCTGGTGATCCTTGCCGGTTTGAATGAGGGCGGCTGGCCGCAGGCGCTGCCGCCCGATCCGTGGCTGTCGCGCCCGATGCGGCTGGCGGCGGGCCTGACCCTGCCCGAGCGCCGCGTGGGTCTGGCCGCGCATGACTTCCAGCAGGCCGTGGGTGCAAAGCAGGTGGTGCTGACCCGCGCCCGCCGCGATGCCGAGGCCGAGACCATCCCCTCGCGCTGGTTGAACCGTCTGGTGAACCTGCTGGGCGGCCTGCCCGATCAACATGGGCCGCAGGCGCTGGCCGAGATGCGCCGCCGTGGTCGATACTGGCTGGATCTGGCCGAATTGCAGGCCCGTCCGCGTCTGCGGCTGGCGCCCGCGCCGCGTCCCTCGCCCATCCCGCCGCCGCCCGCGCTGCGCGAGCTTTCGGTGACCGAGGTCAAGACGCTGATCCGCGATCCCTATGCCATCTATGCCCGCCGGGTTCTGGGGCTGCGCGCACTGGACCCTCTGCGTCCCGAGCCGGACGCGGCGGGGCGCGGCAATGTGCTGCACGACATCATGGACCGTTTCCTGCGCGGCCTTCCCGACCTGCCCGAGACACCGGCGGCGATGAAGGCGCGGTTGCTGGCCATCACGGATGAGGTGCTTGCCGCCGCGGTGCCGTGGCCCTCGGCGCGGCTGTTCTGGCGTGCCCGCATCGCCGGCGTGGCCGACCGGCTGATGGCGGACGAAGCCGCAAGGCTGGCGCGCGGGCGTCCCACCGTGGTCGAGGAATATGGCGAATTGGGTATCCCCGGCGTCGATTTCCGCCTGATCGCCCGGCCCGACCGGCTGGACCGGCTGGAGGACGGCCGGGTGCATGTCTATGACTACAAATCCGGCAAGCCGCCGACCGACAAGCAGATCGCCCATTTCGACAAGCAACTGCCTCTGGAGGCGGCGATGGTCCGGCAGGGGGCCTTCAAGGCGCTGGGACCTGCGGATGTCGATGGTATCAGCTATATCCAGCTTGGCGGCGAGGGTCGGACCGAGACCCGCGAATTTGGCCCCGGCTTTGCCGAGCAGACCTGGGCGGGTTTTGTCGCGCTGATCCGGCGTTACCTGTCCGGCGAGCGCGGTTTTACCGCCCGGCTGGCCATGGAGCGTTCCGACCACGCCAGCGACTATGATCACCTGTCGCGGCATGGCGAATGGGACACGACCCAGCTTCCGCAAACGCAGAGGTTCGGCGATGATGGATGA
- the addA gene encoding double-strand break repair helicase AddA, with protein MMDEATLAQVRAADPHRSTWLTANAGSGKTRVLTDRVARLLLAGIAPERILCLTYTKAAATEMQNRLLARLGKWAMLPEPELRAELARLGEAGAPDLPAARRLFARAIETPGGLKVQTIHSFCAGVLRRFPIEAGVPHGFTELDDRSAALIRAEIIEEMARDQAPELEDLLALHSGENLDAFLAGLRGFEAPADRDALWTACGLAPGGDMQALLAECFADGAGVIPALIPHLLKSGTNDQKAAARLAPGNWAQPGLAELAILESVLLTGASAKAPFTAKYDSFPAKALRSGPCADLLDDLGILMERVGAARPRRLALSHAERTLALHRFGHGFLNRYRAQKAAHGFLDFDDLIDRTARLLSENSMAQWVLFRLDGGIDHILVDEAQDTSPAQWQVIERLTDEFTSGQGARTNARSLFVVGDPKQSIYSFQGADIAVFEARRAGFAAAFQAVQEPMQVLELRHSFRSSTVILTLVDQVFAGDAARGLGDPPQHRAFRAEMPGRVDLWPAIPKPDKPEPGDWTDPVDQPAENSETVQLARAIAEAIGRMLSQPIFDAKTGKVRKIRAGDVLILVQRRSELFAEIIAALKAANLPVAGADRLKLAGEMAVRDIRAVLSVLATPEDDLSLASALRSPLFGLSEEELFRLASGRRRGEYLWRRLRESSHRHAVELLADLMGQTGFMRPYDLIQRLLIRHGGRERLVARLGPEAEDGIDELLSQALSYESSETPSLTGFLVWLTGDDVEVRRQPGSPGEHGEGLIRVMTVHGSKGLESPIVIMPDTAKRKPPREGQVLPGPGGMALWRGKKGERPDPVEELAADQTERQLQERKRLLYVGLTRAESWLIVAAAGETGEGEDSWHAMVEAGMGRSDLTQTLLPGPWGGDIRRLEFGVWPATAPDTMRMAKPALAEPDWLRAPPPPAPEKVRPVAATALGGAKVIGAMGEGDAEAAMLFGTRLHLLLEHLPGRDPADWPDLARDVLADAEGGMPAPDELAALLAEAHAVIEAPDLAEIFALPEGAEVLAEVALAAPIPGIGILSGTVDRLVVGPGRILAVDYKSNREVPDAPAAVPLGILRQMAAYRAALRLIWPGEPVEVAVLWTAARSMMALPDDLLDRVMAGLDPNGRGA; from the coding sequence ATGATGGATGAGGCCACCCTTGCGCAGGTGCGGGCGGCCGACCCGCATCGCTCGACCTGGCTGACGGCCAATGCCGGCTCGGGCAAGACGCGGGTGCTGACAGACCGGGTGGCGCGGCTTCTGCTGGCCGGAATCGCGCCCGAGCGTATCCTGTGCCTGACCTATACCAAGGCGGCTGCGACCGAGATGCAGAACCGCCTGCTGGCGCGGTTGGGCAAATGGGCCATGCTGCCCGAGCCCGAACTGCGCGCGGAACTGGCGCGGCTGGGCGAGGCGGGTGCGCCCGACCTGCCCGCCGCGCGCCGGCTTTTCGCACGCGCCATCGAGACGCCGGGCGGTCTCAAGGTCCAGACCATCCACAGCTTTTGCGCCGGCGTCCTGCGTCGTTTCCCGATCGAGGCCGGCGTCCCGCATGGCTTTACCGAACTTGACGACCGCAGCGCCGCGCTGATCCGCGCCGAGATCATCGAGGAAATGGCCCGCGACCAAGCGCCCGAGCTGGAAGACCTGCTGGCGCTGCATTCGGGCGAAAACCTCGACGCTTTCCTGGCCGGTCTGCGGGGGTTCGAGGCCCCCGCGGACCGGGACGCGCTGTGGACCGCCTGCGGTCTGGCGCCGGGCGGGGATATGCAGGCGCTCTTGGCCGAATGTTTTGCCGATGGCGCGGGCGTCATTCCGGCGCTGATCCCGCACCTGCTGAAAAGCGGGACGAACGATCAGAAGGCGGCGGCAAGGCTTGCCCCCGGCAACTGGGCGCAGCCGGGACTGGCGGAACTTGCGATCCTTGAATCCGTCCTGCTGACTGGGGCCAGCGCGAAGGCGCCATTTACCGCGAAATACGACAGCTTCCCGGCCAAGGCGCTGCGCAGCGGTCCTTGCGCGGACCTGCTGGACGACCTCGGCATCCTGATGGAGCGGGTCGGGGCGGCGCGCCCCCGTCGCCTCGCGCTGTCGCATGCCGAAAGGACGCTGGCGCTGCATCGGTTCGGCCATGGTTTCCTGAACCGCTACCGTGCGCAAAAGGCGGCGCATGGATTTCTGGATTTCGACGATCTGATCGACCGGACCGCGCGGCTTTTGTCGGAAAACAGCATGGCGCAATGGGTGCTGTTCCGTCTGGATGGTGGCATCGACCACATATTGGTCGATGAGGCACAGGACACCAGCCCCGCCCAATGGCAGGTGATCGAACGGTTGACCGACGAGTTCACCTCTGGGCAAGGGGCGCGGACGAATGCGCGCAGCCTGTTTGTCGTGGGCGACCCCAAGCAGTCGATCTATTCCTTCCAGGGTGCCGACATCGCCGTGTTCGAGGCCCGCCGGGCCGGTTTCGCCGCCGCCTTCCAGGCGGTGCAAGAGCCGATGCAGGTGCTGGAGTTGCGGCATTCGTTTCGCAGCTCGACCGTGATCCTGACGCTGGTCGATCAGGTCTTTGCCGGCGATGCGGCGCGTGGTCTTGGCGATCCGCCGCAGCATCGCGCCTTTCGCGCCGAGATGCCCGGCCGCGTCGATCTGTGGCCCGCGATCCCAAAGCCCGACAAGCCCGAGCCGGGCGACTGGACCGATCCGGTGGATCAGCCTGCCGAGAACTCGGAAACCGTCCAGCTTGCCCGCGCCATTGCCGAGGCCATCGGGCGGATGCTGAGCCAGCCGATCTTTGACGCCAAGACCGGCAAGGTGCGCAAGATCCGCGCCGGCGACGTGTTGATCCTTGTCCAGCGCCGGTCGGAACTTTTTGCCGAGATCATCGCCGCATTGAAGGCTGCGAACCTGCCCGTTGCGGGCGCCGACCGCCTGAAACTGGCTGGAGAGATGGCCGTGCGCGATATCCGCGCCGTGCTGTCGGTTCTGGCCACCCCCGAGGACGATCTGTCGCTTGCCTCGGCGCTGCGCTCGCCGCTGTTCGGGCTAAGCGAGGAGGAGCTTTTCCGCCTCGCCTCCGGTCGTCGGCGCGGCGAATACCTGTGGCGACGGCTGCGTGAATCGTCCCATCGCCACGCGGTCGAGTTGCTGGCCGACCTGATGGGCCAGACCGGCTTCATGCGCCCCTATGACCTGATCCAGCGCCTGCTGATCCGGCATGGCGGGCGCGAACGCCTGGTCGCCCGGCTTGGTCCCGAAGCCGAGGATGGCATCGACGAGTTGTTGTCGCAGGCGTTGAGCTATGAAAGCTCGGAAACCCCTTCGCTGACCGGTTTCCTTGTCTGGCTGACCGGCGACGATGTCGAGGTTCGTCGCCAGCCGGGCAGCCCCGGCGAACATGGCGAGGGGCTGATCCGGGTGATGACCGTGCATGGCTCCAAGGGTCTGGAAAGCCCCATCGTCATCATGCCCGACACCGCCAAGCGCAAGCCGCCTCGCGAGGGGCAGGTGCTGCCCGGCCCGGGCGGCATGGCGCTGTGGCGCGGCAAAAAGGGCGAGCGGCCCGACCCGGTCGAGGAACTGGCCGCAGACCAGACCGAACGGCAGCTACAGGAACGCAAGCGGCTGCTCTATGTCGGCCTGACGCGGGCCGAAAGCTGGTTGATCGTCGCCGCGGCGGGTGAAACCGGCGAGGGCGAGGATAGCTGGCATGCGATGGTCGAGGCGGGCATGGGACGCTCGGACCTGACCCAGACGCTTTTGCCCGGGCCTTGGGGCGGCGACATCCGACGGCTGGAATTTGGCGTCTGGCCAGCAACCGCGCCGGATACGATGCGGATGGCAAAGCCTGCCTTGGCCGAGCCGGACTGGCTGCGTGCGCCCCCGCCCCCCGCGCCGGAGAAGGTGCGTCCTGTCGCGGCCACGGCTTTGGGCGGCGCCAAGGTGATCGGTGCGATGGGTGAAGGCGATGCTGAGGCGGCGATGCTGTTCGGCACCCGGTTGCATCTGCTGCTGGAACATTTGCCGGGCCGCGATCCTGCCGACTGGCCGGATCTTGCCCGCGATGTGCTGGCCGATGCCGAAGGCGGTATGCCCGCCCCCGATGAGTTGGCCGCGCTGCTGGCCGAGGCGCATGCGGTGATCGAAGCCCCCGATCTGGCCGAGATATTCGCTTTGCCCGAAGGCGCTGAGGTGTTGGCCGAGGTTGCTCTGGCCGCGCCGATCCCCGGCATCGGGATCTTGTCGGGGACGGTGGACCGGCTGGTGGTCGGGCCGGGGCGCATTCTGGCGGTGGATTACAAATCCAACCGCGAGGTGCCTGATGCCCCCGCTGCTGTTCCGCTGGGGATTTTGCGGCAGATGGCGGCCTATCGCGCGGCGCTGCGGCTGATCTGGCCCGGTGAGCCGGTCGAGGTCGCGGTGCTTTGGACCGCGGCGCGCAGCATGATGGCGCTGCCTGATGACCTGTTGGATCGGGTCATGGCGGGCCTTGACCCCAACGGTCGCGGTGCCTAG
- the trxA gene encoding thioredoxin gives MANTQAVSDAEFDSEVRQSPTPVVVDFWAEWCGPCRQIGPSLEELAVEYEGRVKIVKINVDENPESPAALGVRGIPALFLFKDGQVVSNKIGAAPKAALKAWIEESI, from the coding sequence ATGGCCAACACCCAAGCCGTTTCCGACGCCGAATTCGATAGCGAAGTCCGTCAGTCCCCGACCCCCGTCGTGGTCGATTTCTGGGCCGAATGGTGCGGACCCTGCCGTCAGATCGGTCCTTCGCTGGAAGAGCTGGCCGTCGAATACGAGGGTCGCGTCAAGATCGTGAAGATCAACGTGGACGAAAACCCTGAAAGCCCGGCCGCCCTTGGCGTGCGCGGCATCCCGGCGCTGTTCTTGTTCAAGGACGGTCAGGTGGTGTCGAACAAGATCGGCGCTGCGCCCAAGGCGGCGCTGAAGGCCTGGATCGAAGAATCCATCTGA